A window from Physeter macrocephalus isolate SW-GA chromosome 11, ASM283717v5, whole genome shotgun sequence encodes these proteins:
- the BNIP2 gene encoding BCL2/adenovirus E1B 19 kDa protein-interacting protein 2 isoform X3 translates to MEGVELKEEWQDEDFPIPLPEDDSIEADILAVTGRESQPGSLEVNGNKVRKKLMAPDISLTLDPSDGSVLSDDLDESGEIDLDDLDTPSEDSNEFEWEDDLPKPKTTEVIRKGSITEYTAAEEKEDGRRWRMFRIGEQDHRVDMRAIEPYKKVISHGGYYGDGLNAIVVFAVCFMPESGQPNYRYLMDNLFKYVIGTLELLVAENYMIVYLNGATTRRKMPSLGWLRKCYQQIDRRLRKNLKSLIIVHPSWFIRTLLAVTRPFISSKFSQKIRYVFNLAELAELVPMEYVGIPECIKQYEEEKLKKKQKRVDQELNGKQDEPKSEQYI, encoded by the exons ATGGAAGGTGTTGAACTTAAGGAAGAATGGCAAGATGAAGATTTTCCAAT ACCTTTACCGGAAGATGATAGTATTGAAGCAGATATTTTAGCTGTAACTGGACGAGAGAGTCAGCCCG GCTCACTAGAAGTTAATGGCAATAAAGTGAGAAAGAAACTAATGGCTCCTGACATTAGCCTAACCCTGGATCCTAGTGATGGCTCTGTGTTGTCAGATGATTTGGATGAAAGTGGGGAGATTGACTTAGATGACTTAGATACACCATCGGAGGACAGTAATGAATTTGAGTGGGAAG ATGATCTTCCGAAACCCAAGACTACTGAAGTTATTAGGAAAGGCTCAATTACTGAATATACAGcagcagaggaaaaagaagatggACGACGCTGGCGTATGTTCAGAATTGGAGAACAGGACCACAGGGTTGATATGAGAGCAATTGAACCCTATAAAAAAGTTATCAGCCACGGAG GATATTATGGGGATGGATTAAATGCCATTGTTGTGTTTGCTGTCTGTTTTATGCCTGAAAGTGGTCAACCTAACTATAGATACCTGATGGACAATCTCTTTAA GTACGTTATTGGCACTTTGGAGCTGTTAGTAGCAGAAAACTACATGATCGTTTATTTAAATGGTGCAACAACTCGAAGAAAAATGCCCAGTCTGGGATGGCTCAGGAAATGCTATCAACAAATTGATAGAAG gTTACGGAAAAACCTAAAGTCTTTAATCATTGTACATCCCTCTTGGTTTATCAGAACACTTCTGGCTGTTACAAGACCATTTATTAG CTCAAAATTCAGCCAAAAAATTAGATACGTCTTTAATTTGGCAGAACTAGCGGAACTTGTCCCCATGGAATATGTTGGAATACCAGAATGCATAAAACA GTAtgaagaagaaaagttaaaaaagaaacagaaaag AGTTGATCAAGAGCTTAATGGAAAACAAGATGAACCGAAAAGTGAACA GTATATATAG
- the BNIP2 gene encoding BCL2/adenovirus E1B 19 kDa protein-interacting protein 2 isoform X2: MEGVELKEEWQDEDFPIPLPEDDSIEADILAVTGRESQPGSLEVNGNKVRKKLMAPDISLTLDPSDGSVLSDDLDESGEIDLDDLDTPSEDSNEFEWEDDLPKPKTTEVIRKGSITEYTAAEEKEDGRRWRMFRIGEQDHRVDMRAIEPYKKVISHGGYYGDGLNAIVVFAVCFMPESGQPNYRYLMDNLFKYVIGTLELLVAENYMIVYLNGATTRRKMPSLGWLRKCYQQIDRRLRKNLKSLIIVHPSWFIRTLLAVTRPFISSKFSQKIRYVFNLAELAELVPMEYVGIPECIKQVDQELNGKQDEPKSEQYI, translated from the exons ATGGAAGGTGTTGAACTTAAGGAAGAATGGCAAGATGAAGATTTTCCAAT ACCTTTACCGGAAGATGATAGTATTGAAGCAGATATTTTAGCTGTAACTGGACGAGAGAGTCAGCCCG GCTCACTAGAAGTTAATGGCAATAAAGTGAGAAAGAAACTAATGGCTCCTGACATTAGCCTAACCCTGGATCCTAGTGATGGCTCTGTGTTGTCAGATGATTTGGATGAAAGTGGGGAGATTGACTTAGATGACTTAGATACACCATCGGAGGACAGTAATGAATTTGAGTGGGAAG ATGATCTTCCGAAACCCAAGACTACTGAAGTTATTAGGAAAGGCTCAATTACTGAATATACAGcagcagaggaaaaagaagatggACGACGCTGGCGTATGTTCAGAATTGGAGAACAGGACCACAGGGTTGATATGAGAGCAATTGAACCCTATAAAAAAGTTATCAGCCACGGAG GATATTATGGGGATGGATTAAATGCCATTGTTGTGTTTGCTGTCTGTTTTATGCCTGAAAGTGGTCAACCTAACTATAGATACCTGATGGACAATCTCTTTAA GTACGTTATTGGCACTTTGGAGCTGTTAGTAGCAGAAAACTACATGATCGTTTATTTAAATGGTGCAACAACTCGAAGAAAAATGCCCAGTCTGGGATGGCTCAGGAAATGCTATCAACAAATTGATAGAAG gTTACGGAAAAACCTAAAGTCTTTAATCATTGTACATCCCTCTTGGTTTATCAGAACACTTCTGGCTGTTACAAGACCATTTATTAG CTCAAAATTCAGCCAAAAAATTAGATACGTCTTTAATTTGGCAGAACTAGCGGAACTTGTCCCCATGGAATATGTTGGAATACCAGAATGCATAAAACA AGTTGATCAAGAGCTTAATGGAAAACAAGATGAACCGAAAAGTGAACA GTATATATAG
- the BNIP2 gene encoding BCL2/adenovirus E1B 19 kDa protein-interacting protein 2 isoform X1: MEGVELKEEWQDEDFPIPLPEDDSIEADILAVTGRESQPGSLEVNGNKVRKKLMAPDISLTLDPSDGSVLSDDLDESGEIDLDDLDTPSEDSNEFEWEDDLPKPKTTEVIRKGSITEYTAAEEKEDGRRWRMFRIGEQDHRVDMRAIEPYKKVISHGGYYGDGLNAIVVFAVCFMPESGQPNYRYLMDNLFKYVIGTLELLVAENYMIVYLNGATTRRKMPSLGWLRKCYQQIDRRLRKNLKSLIIVHPSWFIRTLLAVTRPFISSKFSQKIRYVFNLAELAELVPMEYVGIPECIKQYEEEKLKKKQKRPRLLGLTH, from the exons ATGGAAGGTGTTGAACTTAAGGAAGAATGGCAAGATGAAGATTTTCCAAT ACCTTTACCGGAAGATGATAGTATTGAAGCAGATATTTTAGCTGTAACTGGACGAGAGAGTCAGCCCG GCTCACTAGAAGTTAATGGCAATAAAGTGAGAAAGAAACTAATGGCTCCTGACATTAGCCTAACCCTGGATCCTAGTGATGGCTCTGTGTTGTCAGATGATTTGGATGAAAGTGGGGAGATTGACTTAGATGACTTAGATACACCATCGGAGGACAGTAATGAATTTGAGTGGGAAG ATGATCTTCCGAAACCCAAGACTACTGAAGTTATTAGGAAAGGCTCAATTACTGAATATACAGcagcagaggaaaaagaagatggACGACGCTGGCGTATGTTCAGAATTGGAGAACAGGACCACAGGGTTGATATGAGAGCAATTGAACCCTATAAAAAAGTTATCAGCCACGGAG GATATTATGGGGATGGATTAAATGCCATTGTTGTGTTTGCTGTCTGTTTTATGCCTGAAAGTGGTCAACCTAACTATAGATACCTGATGGACAATCTCTTTAA GTACGTTATTGGCACTTTGGAGCTGTTAGTAGCAGAAAACTACATGATCGTTTATTTAAATGGTGCAACAACTCGAAGAAAAATGCCCAGTCTGGGATGGCTCAGGAAATGCTATCAACAAATTGATAGAAG gTTACGGAAAAACCTAAAGTCTTTAATCATTGTACATCCCTCTTGGTTTATCAGAACACTTCTGGCTGTTACAAGACCATTTATTAG CTCAAAATTCAGCCAAAAAATTAGATACGTCTTTAATTTGGCAGAACTAGCGGAACTTGTCCCCATGGAATATGTTGGAATACCAGAATGCATAAAACA GTAtgaagaagaaaagttaaaaaagaaacagaaaag GCCAAGGCTTTTAGGTCTGACTCACTAA
- the LOC129392549 gene encoding protein prune homolog 2-like — MARRPEPFRELLLVCGETGSTETENKCLGNFTAILQLRRLEKVGVLSLPPEPLSVSGSAAAAVAEGLGPGLAVGGERAPLGATFCDLAVSPASPAWRGEEDEEAKGSSGDLGSLDYQELVVDIESRLRMEGVELKEEWQDEDFPIPLPEDDSIEADILAVTGRESQPGSLEVNGNKVRKKLMAPDISLTLDPSDGSVLSDDLDESGEIDLDDLDTPSEDSNEFEWEGLPDSAALCKQLP, encoded by the exons ATGGCCCGTCGACCTGAGCCCTTCAGAGAACTGTTACTGGTCTGCGGAGAGACAGGTAGTACAGAAACTGAGAATAAGTGTTTAGGAAACTTTACGGCGATTTTGCAG CTGCGGCGTCTGGAGAAGGTCGGGGTGTTGTCACTTCCGCCGGAGCCGCTCTCTGTATCCGGGTCGGCTGCTGCCGCTGTGGCTGAGGGACTGGGCCCGGGTCTCGCCGTCGGAGGGGAGCGGGCTCCGCTCGGCGCTACCTTCTGCGACCTGGCCGTCAGCCCTGCGTCGCCGGCCTGGAGGGGCGAAGAAGACGAGGAGGCCAAGGGTTCCTCCGGG gaCCTTGGCTCTCTGGATTATCAGGAGCTTGTAGTTGACATTGAGTCCAGGCTGAGGATGGAAGGTGTTGAACTTAAGGAAGAATGGCAAGATGAAGATTTTCCAAT ACCTTTACCGGAAGATGATAGTATTGAAGCAGATATTTTAGCTGTAACTGGACGAGAGAGTCAGCCCG GCTCACTAGAAGTTAATGGCAATAAAGTGAGAAAGAAACTAATGGCTCCTGACATTAGCCTAACCCTGGATCCTAGTGATGGCTCTGTGTTGTCAGATGATTTGGATGAAAGTGGGGAGATTGACTTAGATGACTTAGATACACCATCGGAGGACAGTAATGAATTTGAGTGGGAAG gtttgCCTGATAGTGCTGCACTTTGTAAACAACTACCTTGA